A part of Streptomyces sp. DSM 40750 genomic DNA contains:
- a CDS encoding GNAT family N-acetyltransferase, protein MISLGLLDGSGRRVALHDVDDENWRAVADIAPLDGQRRYVPALAARYLLLSLREGVWNSLAVCADDTVVGHVMWGRDEDGSYWIGGMLIDAAEQGRGVGRAAARTLMRWLADRTDCEVLRLSYHPENTAAERLYTSLGFGPVSATEGDEDDEVVAELSAKTVGATAAE, encoded by the coding sequence ATGATCAGTCTCGGGCTGCTGGACGGTAGTGGGCGACGCGTCGCTTTACATGATGTGGACGACGAAAACTGGCGGGCCGTCGCGGACATCGCTCCGCTGGACGGCCAACGCCGGTACGTCCCCGCGCTCGCCGCTCGTTACCTCCTCCTGTCCCTCCGCGAGGGCGTATGGAACTCGCTCGCGGTGTGCGCCGACGACACCGTGGTGGGGCATGTCATGTGGGGGCGTGACGAGGACGGCTCGTACTGGATCGGCGGCATGCTGATCGACGCCGCCGAGCAGGGCAGGGGGGTCGGGCGGGCAGCCGCGCGGACCCTGATGCGATGGCTGGCGGACCGTACGGACTGTGAGGTCCTGCGCCTGTCGTACCACCCGGAGAACACCGCCGCCGAGCGCCTGTACACGTCGCTGGGATTCGGGCCGGTGTCCGCCACCGAGGGGGACGAGGACGACGAGGTGGTCGCCGAGTTGTCCGCGAAGACGGTCGGCGCAACGGCAGCCGAGTGA
- a CDS encoding DUF397 domain-containing protein: protein MSTEELVWFTSSYTSGEGGDCVEAAYAWRKSSHSDGEGGECVQISPCPHTIHIRDSKRPTGPHLTLSPTAWTAFLAAREARSLPA from the coding sequence ATGAGCACCGAGGAACTCGTCTGGTTCACGTCCAGCTACACCAGCGGCGAAGGCGGCGACTGCGTCGAAGCGGCCTACGCCTGGCGCAAGTCATCCCACAGCGACGGCGAGGGTGGCGAATGCGTACAGATATCCCCCTGCCCCCACACCATCCACATCCGCGACTCCAAGAGGCCCACCGGCCCCCACCTCACCCTCTCCCCCACAGCCTGGACCGCGTTCCTCGCGGCCCGGGAAGCTCGTAGCCTGCCCGCATGA
- a CDS encoding helix-turn-helix domain-containing protein has translation MADEASERRPETPAEADGTTGLFTAVGKLLKLLRERAGLTQKELGEAVGYGPDAIGAMERGVRVARPEVLEKADALLDAGGLLRAMVPEIKEGMKKARTRHPEWYRDYAGLEAEAVELHHYCNHGVQGLLQTEGYARAVFTQRRPFLSEETIERRVADRLSRQQVFDRWPPPAVSYVLEEFILDRPIGGRAVFAEQLRHLLRIGSMRNVEIQVMPTCREEHPNLDSAFNLLTPKGHAQVAYTEAQGHPRLITDREEVRKIADRYGIMRAMALNPTESRALIEKKLGEL, from the coding sequence ATGGCGGATGAGGCGAGTGAACGACGTCCGGAGACTCCGGCGGAGGCCGACGGTACGACCGGGTTGTTCACGGCGGTCGGCAAGCTGCTGAAGCTGCTGCGGGAGCGGGCGGGGCTCACGCAGAAGGAGTTGGGGGAGGCAGTGGGGTACGGGCCGGATGCGATCGGCGCGATGGAGCGGGGGGTGCGGGTGGCTCGGCCCGAGGTTCTGGAGAAGGCGGATGCACTTCTTGATGCCGGCGGGCTGTTGAGGGCGATGGTCCCTGAGATCAAGGAGGGGATGAAGAAGGCTCGGACGAGGCATCCGGAGTGGTATCGGGATTACGCCGGGTTGGAGGCGGAAGCGGTCGAGCTGCACCACTACTGCAACCATGGTGTGCAGGGGCTCCTCCAGACCGAGGGTTACGCACGGGCCGTGTTCACCCAACGGCGCCCATTCCTCAGCGAGGAGACAATCGAGAGGCGGGTCGCCGACAGGCTCTCTCGGCAGCAGGTCTTCGATCGTTGGCCCCCGCCCGCCGTCAGCTACGTGCTTGAGGAGTTCATCCTGGACCGGCCGATTGGCGGACGGGCTGTCTTCGCGGAGCAGTTGCGGCACCTCCTGCGCATCGGAAGCATGCGGAACGTCGAAATCCAGGTGATGCCGACGTGCCGCGAGGAACACCCCAACCTGGACAGCGCGTTCAACCTGCTGACTCCCAAGGGGCATGCACAGGTGGCGTACACGGAGGCCCAGGGCCATCCCCGTTTGATCACCGACCGCGAAGAGGTCCGCAAGATCGCCGACCGCTATGGAATCATGCGCGCGATGGCCCTCAACCCCACGGAGTCCCGGGCCCTGATCGAGAAGAAACTGGGGGAGCTATGA
- a CDS encoding ATP-binding protein, protein MNAEIPTTTPTTSTVLGEFRQLFTPSRRGARLARRIVAQRLNAWGISPGSEVYDNAVLVAAELVTNAAMHGYVQGHSFLLKVVWVTGTVRIEVADACERRRPKTRRSEPEAESGRGLLIVEALADKWGVEDRDLGKTVWAELSTPSSGGQDVGSSSCGSSSTSVTLTPLEAPNVSTITPR, encoded by the coding sequence ATGAATGCGGAAATCCCCACCACAACCCCCACGACTTCCACCGTCCTCGGTGAATTCAGGCAACTCTTCACTCCCAGCCGCCGAGGCGCCCGACTCGCGCGAAGGATCGTTGCCCAGCGGCTCAACGCCTGGGGCATCTCCCCTGGGAGCGAGGTGTACGACAACGCCGTGCTGGTGGCAGCCGAGCTGGTGACGAACGCCGCGATGCACGGGTACGTCCAGGGGCACAGCTTTCTGCTGAAGGTGGTGTGGGTGACGGGCACCGTACGTATCGAGGTGGCCGACGCGTGCGAGAGGCGGCGGCCGAAAACGCGGCGGTCGGAGCCCGAGGCCGAGTCCGGGCGGGGGCTGCTGATCGTCGAGGCCCTCGCCGACAAGTGGGGCGTCGAGGACCGCGACCTGGGCAAGACCGTGTGGGCCGAGCTGAGTACGCCCTCGTCAGGAGGTCAGGACGTGGGCTCGTCCAGCTGCGGCTCCAGCAGCACCTCGGTCACGCTCACGCCCTTGGAGGCGCCGAACGTCTCGACCATCACTCCGAGGTAG
- a CDS encoding LuxR C-terminal-related transcriptional regulator, which yields MDDLLVAGGAGGAALLLWGEPGIGKTALLDYAAERAAAGTSGAAPATVLRARGIETETVLPFATLGDLLMPHSSLFRELPGAQRSALESCLALSGDPADPPGNPYAACMGALNVLAALGDERPVVVLVDDLHWVDPSSQRVLLFVARRLSSERVALALGSREDHGESGPRRSIPTVQVGGLAPEECETLLDGSVTPNVLADLVRISGGNPLALREIASGLTDEQARGERPLLDPPSLGSHLERAWATRIDGLPDPARRALVVLAASRSTAAGPLRKALEAAGLSLDALSPAEEDGLITATADGLDFHHPVLRALVLGRAPLGHRYAAFQALAEVSTGPLHAWYRASATPGPDEEAAAALAEAALEARRRSAFGESALAWRRAAELTPDPAPRADRLHHAASDALLSGSPAGPQWCEEALRITPDPAMRAVIQGLLGRMYTWKGETAQAYGLLMNAADAVRDTDPTRACLLLAEATAAARLDGHVPAAVRVAEESLALATESGPERWYSLTLLGGALVMSGRTAEGREMLEAADRHGTGGDPVRDQQVYAIAGQAWSRTEEFVRGRRLLNTAVESARQHSAVGVLGFTLAVRGELETRIGQWASARGDLTEALRWAEELGQLTCVSYALYCLARLEALRGDRVECEEHVARARRECGAYGIGCQEFHMTAVLGLSALAYGDYDAATDQLEQTLSLAIEQGIGNPEVVPFAADLAEAHVRAGNAARAGEVVGWLEERARETGLASAEAAAARVRGLLAETPEEADAYFGAALKAHQRTTGPFDWARTLLCSAEALRRYRRPGAARAPLSSALACFERLGAVPWARRAASELAAAGGMVSTTGHSVVGGAGGTGGATGGLPARPAGRMGGMLDQLTPQEFQVSRAIARGLNNTEAAASLFVSRKTVEAHLTRIYRKLHVRSRTDLTRLLTAADLVD from the coding sequence ATGGACGACCTGCTCGTGGCGGGTGGGGCGGGAGGGGCCGCACTGCTGCTGTGGGGCGAGCCCGGCATCGGGAAGACCGCCCTGCTCGACTACGCGGCGGAGCGGGCGGCGGCCGGGACCTCCGGCGCGGCCCCGGCCACGGTCCTGCGCGCCCGGGGCATCGAGACCGAGACCGTCCTCCCCTTCGCCACCCTCGGCGACCTACTGATGCCCCATTCGTCCCTTTTCAGGGAACTCCCCGGCGCCCAGCGCTCGGCCCTCGAGTCCTGTCTGGCCCTGAGCGGCGACCCGGCGGACCCGCCGGGCAACCCGTACGCCGCCTGCATGGGTGCCCTCAACGTCCTCGCGGCGCTCGGCGACGAGCGCCCCGTCGTCGTCCTCGTCGACGACCTGCACTGGGTGGACCCCTCTTCCCAGCGCGTCCTTCTCTTCGTCGCCCGCCGCCTGTCGAGTGAGCGGGTCGCCCTGGCCCTCGGTTCCCGCGAGGACCATGGCGAGTCGGGCCCGCGCCGCAGCATCCCCACCGTGCAGGTGGGCGGGCTGGCGCCGGAGGAGTGCGAAACTCTGCTGGACGGCAGCGTGACCCCCAACGTCCTCGCCGATCTCGTACGCATCAGCGGCGGCAATCCGCTCGCCCTGCGCGAGATCGCGAGCGGGCTGACGGACGAACAGGCGCGCGGTGAGCGGCCGTTGCTCGACCCGCCCTCCCTCGGCAGTCATCTGGAGCGTGCCTGGGCCACCCGGATCGACGGCCTGCCGGACCCCGCCCGCCGCGCGCTGGTCGTCCTTGCCGCGAGCCGTTCGACGGCGGCGGGCCCACTGCGCAAGGCCCTGGAGGCGGCCGGGCTCTCCCTCGACGCCCTCTCCCCCGCCGAGGAGGACGGCCTGATCACGGCCACGGCGGACGGGCTGGACTTCCACCACCCCGTGCTGCGCGCGCTGGTGCTGGGCCGCGCCCCGCTCGGGCACCGCTACGCCGCGTTCCAGGCGCTGGCCGAGGTGAGTACGGGCCCGTTGCACGCCTGGTACCGGGCGTCCGCGACCCCCGGCCCCGACGAGGAGGCGGCGGCCGCGCTGGCCGAGGCCGCGCTGGAGGCCCGTAGGCGCAGCGCCTTCGGGGAGTCGGCCCTCGCCTGGCGCCGCGCGGCCGAACTCACGCCCGACCCGGCGCCCCGCGCCGACCGCCTCCACCACGCCGCCTCCGACGCCCTGCTCAGCGGCTCCCCGGCGGGCCCGCAGTGGTGCGAGGAGGCGCTGCGGATCACGCCCGACCCGGCGATGCGCGCCGTCATCCAGGGCCTTCTGGGCCGGATGTACACCTGGAAGGGCGAGACGGCCCAGGCGTACGGCCTCCTCATGAACGCCGCCGACGCCGTACGCGACACCGACCCCACCCGCGCCTGCCTGCTCCTCGCCGAGGCGACGGCCGCGGCCCGCCTCGACGGCCACGTCCCGGCGGCGGTACGCGTGGCCGAGGAGTCCCTGGCCCTCGCCACCGAGTCCGGCCCCGAACGCTGGTACAGCCTCACCCTCCTCGGCGGCGCCCTCGTCATGTCCGGCCGTACCGCCGAGGGCCGCGAGATGCTGGAGGCCGCCGACCGCCACGGCACCGGCGGCGACCCCGTCCGCGACCAGCAGGTCTACGCGATCGCCGGCCAGGCCTGGAGCCGCACGGAGGAGTTCGTACGCGGACGCCGGCTGCTCAACACGGCGGTGGAGTCGGCGCGGCAGCACAGCGCGGTGGGGGTGCTCGGCTTCACCCTCGCCGTACGGGGTGAGTTGGAGACCCGTATCGGGCAGTGGGCGTCGGCACGCGGTGACCTGACGGAGGCGCTGCGCTGGGCGGAGGAGCTCGGCCAGCTGACGTGCGTGAGCTACGCCCTGTACTGCCTCGCCCGGCTCGAAGCCCTGCGCGGCGACCGGGTCGAGTGCGAGGAGCATGTGGCGCGGGCTCGGCGGGAGTGCGGGGCGTACGGGATCGGCTGTCAGGAGTTCCACATGACGGCGGTGCTGGGGCTGTCGGCCCTCGCGTACGGCGACTACGACGCGGCCACCGACCAGCTGGAGCAAACGTTGTCACTGGCGATCGAACAGGGGATCGGGAACCCGGAGGTGGTTCCGTTCGCGGCGGACCTGGCCGAGGCGCACGTACGGGCCGGGAATGCTGCGCGGGCCGGTGAAGTGGTCGGGTGGCTGGAGGAGCGGGCACGGGAGACGGGGCTCGCCTCGGCGGAGGCCGCGGCGGCCCGGGTCCGGGGGTTGCTGGCGGAGACACCGGAGGAGGCGGACGCGTACTTCGGGGCCGCGTTGAAGGCCCATCAGCGGACGACGGGGCCGTTCGACTGGGCCCGGACGCTGCTCTGCTCGGCGGAGGCACTGCGAAGGTACCGGCGGCCGGGTGCCGCCCGAGCCCCGTTGTCCTCCGCCCTGGCGTGCTTCGAGCGGCTGGGCGCGGTGCCGTGGGCCCGGCGGGCGGCGAGCGAACTGGCGGCCGCCGGGGGGATGGTCAGCACGACGGGCCACTCCGTGGTCGGCGGGGCGGGCGGAACGGGTGGGGCGACCGGCGGACTTCCCGCTCGTCCCGCCGGCCGCATGGGCGGGATGCTCGACCAGCTGACACCGCAGGAGTTCCAGGTGTCACGGGCGATCGCACGCGGCCTCAACAACACGGAGGCGGCGGCCTCGCTGTTCGTGTCCAGGAAAACGGTGGAGGCCCATCTCACCCGGATCTACCGGAAGTTGCACGTCCGGTCACGGACGGACCTGACGCGGTTGCTCACGGCGGCTGACCTGGTGGATTGA
- a CDS encoding cold-shock protein: protein MATGTVKWFNAEKGFGFIAQEGGGPDVFVHYSAINASGFRSLEENQQVSFDVTQGPKGPQAENVTPV from the coding sequence ATGGCTACCGGAACCGTGAAGTGGTTCAACGCCGAAAAGGGCTTTGGCTTCATCGCCCAGGAAGGCGGCGGCCCCGACGTCTTCGTTCACTACTCCGCCATCAACGCGAGCGGCTTCCGTTCGCTGGAGGAGAACCAGCAGGTCTCCTTCGACGTGACCCAGGGCCCGAAGGGCCCGCAGGCGGAGAACGTCACCCCCGTCTGA
- a CDS encoding menaquinone biosynthetic enzyme MqnA/MqnD family protein, producing MDNSRNRPRVGHIQFLNCLPLYWGLARTGTLLDFELTKDTPEKLSEQLVRGDLDIGPVTLVEFLRNADDLVAFPDIAVGCDGPVMSCVIVSQVPLDRLDGARVALGSTSRTSVRLAQLLLAESVGVRPSYYTCPPDLSLMMQEAEAAVLIGDAALRANLLDGPSFGLEVHDLGAMWKAWTGLPFVFAVWAARRDYLEREPEVTRKVHEAFLASRDLSLTEVGKVAEQAARWEAFDERVLEQYFTTLDFRFGGPQLAAVAEFARRVGPTTGFPADVKVDLLS from the coding sequence GTGGACAATTCTCGCAACCGGCCGCGCGTCGGCCACATTCAGTTCCTGAACTGCCTGCCTCTGTACTGGGGGCTCGCGAGAACGGGCACGCTCCTCGACTTCGAGCTCACCAAGGACACCCCGGAGAAGCTCAGCGAGCAGCTGGTGCGCGGGGACCTCGACATCGGGCCCGTCACGCTCGTCGAGTTCCTCCGCAACGCGGACGACCTGGTCGCCTTCCCCGACATCGCGGTCGGCTGCGACGGGCCGGTGATGTCGTGCGTCATCGTCTCCCAGGTGCCACTCGACCGCCTGGACGGCGCACGTGTCGCCCTGGGCTCCACCTCGCGCACCTCCGTACGCCTCGCGCAGCTGCTGCTGGCCGAGAGCGTCGGCGTACGGCCGTCGTACTACACCTGCCCGCCCGACCTCTCGCTGATGATGCAGGAGGCGGAGGCGGCGGTGCTCATCGGTGACGCGGCGCTGCGGGCGAACCTCCTCGACGGCCCGAGCTTCGGCCTCGAAGTGCACGACCTGGGCGCCATGTGGAAGGCCTGGACGGGACTGCCGTTCGTCTTCGCGGTGTGGGCGGCGCGGCGCGACTACCTGGAGCGCGAGCCCGAGGTCACCCGCAAGGTCCACGAGGCCTTCCTGGCCTCCCGCGACCTGTCCCTGACCGAGGTCGGCAAGGTCGCCGAACAGGCGGCCCGCTGGGAGGCCTTCGACGAGCGGGTCCTGGAGCAGTACTTCACCACCCTCGACTTCCGCTTCGGCGGACCCCAGCTGGCGGCGGTCGCCGAGTTCGCGCGCCGGGTCGGACCGACCACCGGATTTCCGGCGGACGTGAAGGTGGACCTCCTTTCCTGA
- a CDS encoding serine/threonine-protein kinase, translated as MQPLGVGEPTVVGPYRLLGRLGSGGMGRVYLGRSAGGRTVAVKVVHPHFALDEEFRARFRREVDAARRVGGAWTAPVLDADPEASVPWVATGYAAGPSLAGAIADGGPLPPHSVRVLGAGLAEALSAVHALDLVHRDVKPSNVLLTVDGPLLIDFGIARATDGTASLTSTGVSIGSPGYMSPEQILGKGVTGAADVFSLGAVLAYAATGQSPFPGDSSAALLYKVVHEEPQLDGLEGDLRDLVERCLSKEPTGRPAPDEVARTLAPQGAARLVAAGWLPGPLVEQVGRSAVQLLNLEAGEGVPSGPVGFSSPSVSVGESVVAPNAAATGAGLAAPGTGLAVPGPGSSTEEVAGAAGVAGATGASGAIGMPGTTDAAGVTGVPRTTDAAGTTGAAGPNVEPPAATGVFGPPPVMSPQAPPVTHVPGQRADAVVADTVPPVSPPPSSAPGKLSLSVAATSTTVANGRGRRVSCSVALAVAGAFAVVSLGSVFGFGMLGGEEDSGGDAAGPAPSASTNPTGGNQDQDPQLPEDGAGDVPKKYLGTWEGDGYALDGNLPAGTFRVTLEQAGTGDPLGTFRSVDLLGGACDDKLVLKKVAKDHIVATSIADTKNNPNTCTRNTHEITLTPVGNELQYTADNADAGDPTARMAKVK; from the coding sequence ATGCAACCGCTCGGTGTCGGCGAGCCCACGGTCGTAGGGCCCTACCGGCTCCTCGGCCGGCTCGGGTCCGGCGGGATGGGCCGCGTCTATCTGGGGCGCAGCGCGGGCGGCCGCACCGTCGCCGTCAAGGTCGTGCACCCGCACTTCGCTCTCGACGAGGAGTTCCGCGCCCGCTTCCGCCGTGAGGTCGACGCTGCCCGCCGCGTGGGCGGCGCCTGGACGGCCCCCGTCCTCGACGCGGACCCGGAGGCCTCGGTCCCATGGGTGGCCACGGGGTACGCGGCGGGCCCCTCCCTCGCAGGAGCGATCGCGGACGGCGGCCCGCTACCCCCGCACTCCGTACGAGTACTGGGCGCGGGTCTCGCGGAGGCGCTGTCGGCGGTCCACGCGCTGGACCTGGTCCACCGGGACGTCAAGCCGTCGAACGTCCTGCTGACCGTGGACGGCCCCCTCCTCATCGACTTCGGCATCGCGCGCGCCACGGACGGCACGGCGTCCCTCACCTCCACCGGCGTCTCGATCGGCTCCCCCGGCTACATGTCGCCCGAGCAGATCCTCGGCAAGGGCGTCACCGGCGCGGCGGACGTCTTCTCCCTCGGCGCGGTGCTCGCGTACGCGGCAACGGGCCAATCCCCTTTCCCCGGCGACTCCTCCGCCGCCCTCCTCTACAAGGTCGTCCACGAGGAGCCCCAACTGGACGGTCTGGAGGGAGACCTGAGGGACCTGGTCGAGCGCTGCCTGTCGAAGGAGCCGACCGGCCGACCGGCCCCGGACGAGGTCGCCCGCACCCTGGCACCCCAGGGCGCGGCCCGCCTGGTCGCGGCGGGCTGGCTGCCGGGCCCCCTGGTGGAACAGGTCGGCCGCAGCGCGGTGCAGTTGCTGAACCTGGAGGCGGGGGAGGGGGTTCCTTCCGGACCGGTGGGCTTCAGCAGTCCGTCGGTGTCGGTGGGGGAGTCGGTGGTGGCGCCGAACGCTGCGGCAACGGGGGCGGGTCTCGCGGCGCCGGGGACCGGTCTCGCGGTGCCGGGTCCGGGCTCTTCGACGGAGGAGGTCGCTGGGGCTGCCGGGGTCGCTGGGGCGACCGGGGCATCCGGAGCCATTGGGATGCCCGGGACCACTGATGCCGCCGGAGTGACTGGGGTGCCCAGAACCACTGATGCCGCCGGGACAACTGGCGCCGCCGGGCCGAACGTCGAACCCCCCGCCGCGACCGGGGTGTTCGGCCCACCGCCGGTGATGTCGCCTCAGGCGCCGCCGGTGACGCACGTGCCGGGACAACGGGCCGACGCGGTGGTGGCGGACACGGTGCCACCGGTCTCGCCTCCTCCGTCATCGGCGCCGGGCAAGTTGTCGCTGAGCGTGGCGGCGACCTCCACGACCGTGGCGAACGGGCGTGGCCGGAGGGTGAGTTGCTCGGTCGCGCTGGCGGTGGCGGGGGCGTTCGCGGTGGTGAGCCTGGGTTCGGTGTTCGGGTTCGGGATGCTGGGGGGCGAGGAGGACAGCGGCGGTGACGCGGCCGGCCCGGCACCGTCGGCGAGCACGAACCCGACCGGCGGGAACCAGGACCAGGACCCGCAACTCCCGGAAGACGGGGCGGGTGACGTGCCCAAGAAGTACCTCGGCACCTGGGAGGGCGACGGCTATGCCCTCGACGGCAACCTCCCGGCAGGCACCTTCCGAGTCACCCTCGAACAGGCCGGGACGGGCGACCCGTTGGGCACCTTCCGCTCCGTGGACCTCCTCGGCGGCGCCTGCGACGACAAGCTCGTCCTCAAGAAGGTCGCCAAGGACCACATCGTCGCCACGAGCATCGCCGACACCAAGAACAACCCCAACACCTGCACCAGGAATACCCACGAGATCACCCTCACCCCCGTCGGCAACGAACTCCAGTACACCGCGGACAACGCGGACGCGGGCGACCCGACGGCCCGCATGGCGAAGGTGAAGTAA
- a CDS encoding prepilin peptidase: MDLDPWLIALTLTAALWGAATGTLLPRPAYRFTVDEETPWQHECPTGHRITGMASGWLGPARCTTPTSTPLSTPTCAYGPSTPTVATTTALVCALLALATGPRPELAVWLLLAPLGVLLTLVDLKAQRLPDPLTLPFAGLTLTLLGAAAFVPEHAGQWRTAAYGALALGGFYFLFFLIRPVALGFGDVKLALGLGAALGWYGWGALYLGTFAGALIGSAYTLILAARGRAVRGQMVALGPFMIAGAYVGLLLEAYAA, encoded by the coding sequence GTGGACCTCGACCCCTGGTTGATCGCACTCACCCTCACCGCCGCACTGTGGGGCGCAGCCACAGGCACCCTCCTCCCCCGCCCCGCCTACCGCTTCACGGTCGACGAAGAGACCCCCTGGCAACACGAATGCCCCACCGGCCACCGAATCACCGGCATGGCATCCGGCTGGCTCGGCCCCGCCCGCTGCACAACCCCCACGTCCACCCCCCTCTCCACCCCCACCTGCGCCTACGGCCCCAGCACCCCCACCGTCGCCACAACCACCGCCCTTGTCTGCGCCCTCCTCGCCCTGGCCACCGGTCCCCGCCCCGAACTGGCCGTATGGCTGCTCCTCGCCCCACTCGGCGTCCTGCTCACCCTCGTGGACCTCAAGGCACAACGCCTCCCGGACCCCCTGACCCTCCCCTTCGCAGGCCTGACCCTCACCCTGCTGGGCGCGGCGGCGTTCGTACCCGAGCACGCGGGCCAGTGGCGCACGGCGGCATACGGCGCACTCGCCCTCGGCGGCTTCTACTTCCTCTTCTTCCTGATCAGACCCGTGGCCCTCGGCTTCGGCGACGTGAAACTGGCCCTCGGCCTCGGCGCGGCCCTCGGCTGGTATGGCTGGGGCGCGCTGTACCTCGGCACCTTCGCCGGCGCCCTCATCGGCAGCGCGTACACCCTGATCCTGGCGGCCCGGGGCCGGGCCGTACGCGGACAAATGGTCGCCCTGGGCCCGTTCATGATCGCGGGTGCGTACGTCGGACTGCTGCTGGAGGCCTACGCGGCGTGA
- the mqnC gene encoding cyclic dehypoxanthinyl futalosine synthase has translation MTEKADLQSVLDRAAEGGRITPEEALDLYRDAPLHALGAAADAVRKRRYAGTEHIATYIIERNINYTNVCVTACKFCAFYAPPKAKDKGWTRDLDDILRRCAETVELGGTQIMFQGGHHPDYGVEYYETHFAAIKKAFPQLVIHSLGASEVEHMARISKVSVEEAIQRIHAAGLDSFAGAGAELLPARPRKAIAPLKESGERWLEIMEAAHNLGVESTSTMLMGTGETNAERIEHLRMIRDVQDRTGGFRAFIPYTYQPENNHLKGRTQATLFEYLRMIAIARLFMDNIAHIQGSWLTTGKEVGQLSLHYGADDLGSIMLEENVVSSAGAKHRSNRLEIIDLIRKAGRVPAQRTTTYEHIVVHDDPANDPVDERVMSHISSTAIEGGTAHPELKLLSAN, from the coding sequence GTGACCGAGAAGGCCGACCTCCAGTCCGTTCTCGACCGTGCCGCAGAGGGTGGGCGGATCACTCCGGAAGAGGCGCTCGACCTCTACCGCGACGCCCCGCTGCACGCGCTCGGCGCCGCCGCCGACGCCGTACGCAAGCGGCGGTACGCGGGCACGGAGCACATCGCGACATACATCATCGAGCGGAACATCAACTACACGAACGTGTGCGTGACGGCGTGCAAGTTCTGCGCGTTCTACGCCCCGCCGAAGGCCAAGGACAAGGGCTGGACGCGGGATCTCGACGACATCCTGCGCCGCTGCGCGGAGACCGTCGAGCTGGGCGGCACGCAGATCATGTTCCAGGGCGGCCACCACCCGGACTACGGGGTGGAGTACTACGAGACGCACTTCGCCGCGATCAAGAAGGCGTTCCCGCAGCTGGTCATCCACTCCCTCGGCGCGTCCGAGGTCGAGCACATGGCCCGTATCTCGAAGGTGAGCGTGGAGGAGGCCATCCAGCGCATCCACGCCGCCGGTCTCGACTCCTTCGCCGGCGCCGGCGCGGAACTGCTCCCCGCGCGCCCCCGCAAGGCGATCGCGCCCCTCAAGGAGTCCGGCGAGCGCTGGCTGGAGATCATGGAGGCCGCGCACAACCTGGGCGTGGAGTCCACGTCCACGATGCTGATGGGCACGGGCGAGACCAACGCCGAGCGCATCGAGCACCTGCGCATGATCCGTGACGTACAGGACCGGACGGGCGGCTTCCGGGCCTTCATCCCGTACACGTACCAGCCCGAGAACAACCACCTCAAGGGCCGTACCCAGGCGACGCTCTTCGAGTACCTGCGCATGATCGCCATCGCCCGGCTCTTCATGGACAACATCGCCCACATCCAGGGTTCCTGGCTCACCACCGGCAAGGAGGTCGGCCAGCTCTCCCTGCACTACGGCGCGGACGACCTCGGCTCGATCATGCTGGAGGAGAACGTCGTCTCCTCCGCCGGCGCCAAGCACCGCTCCAACCGCCTGGAGATCATCGACCTGATCCGCAAGGCCGGCCGCGTCCCGGCCCAGCGGACCACCACGTACGAGCACATCGTCGTCCACGACGACCCGGCGAACGACCCCGTCGACGAGCGCGTCATGTCCCACATCTCGTCGACGGCCATCGAGGGCGGCACGGCCCACCCCGAGCTGAAGCTGCTGAGCGCCAACTAG
- a CDS encoding demethylmenaquinone methyltransferase, which yields MTRASLDKQPHEVASMFDRVAKRYDLTNDVLSLGQDRRWRKEVARAVDARPAQKILDLAAGTGTSSLPFAQTGAYVVPCDFSLGMLQVGKERTPWLPFTAGDATKLPFKDDTFDAVTISFGLRNVQDTDTALRELYRVTKPGGRVVICEFSHPTWTPFRTVYTEYLMRALPPAARAVSSNPDAYVYLAESIRAWPDQAGLAERLRQAGWDKVAWRNLTGGVVALHRGFKVHP from the coding sequence GTGACCCGCGCATCCCTGGACAAGCAGCCGCACGAAGTCGCCTCGATGTTCGACCGAGTGGCGAAACGGTACGACCTGACCAACGACGTGCTGTCCCTCGGACAGGACCGGCGCTGGCGCAAGGAGGTCGCGCGGGCGGTGGACGCCCGCCCCGCCCAGAAGATCCTGGACCTGGCGGCCGGCACGGGCACGTCGTCGCTGCCCTTCGCGCAGACCGGCGCGTACGTCGTGCCGTGCGACTTCTCCCTCGGCATGCTCCAGGTCGGCAAGGAGCGCACCCCCTGGCTGCCGTTCACGGCGGGCGACGCGACGAAGCTGCCGTTCAAGGACGACACCTTCGACGCGGTGACCATCTCCTTCGGCCTCAGGAACGTGCAGGACACCGACACCGCGCTGCGTGAGCTGTACCGGGTGACCAAGCCCGGCGGCCGGGTCGTGATCTGCGAGTTCTCCCACCCGACCTGGACGCCGTTCCGGACCGTCTACACCGAGTACCTGATGCGCGCGCTGCCGCCCGCCGCCCGCGCTGTGTCGTCGAACCCGGACGCGTACGTCTACCTCGCCGAGTCCATCCGCGCCTGGCCCGACCAGGCGGGCCTCGCCGAGCGGCTCCGGCAGGCCGGCTGGGACAAGGTCGCGTGGCGGAACCTCACGGGTGGGGTCGTCGCACTGCACCGGGGGTTCAAGGTTCACCCGTAA